The Pseudomonas sp. R4-35-07 genome contains a region encoding:
- the hutH gene encoding histidine ammonia-lyase yields MTALNLIPGQLSLAQLRAIYQQPVTLSLDDSASAQIEASVACVEQILAENRTAYGINTGFGLLASTRIASEDLENLQRSLVLSHAAGVGEPISDALVRLVMVLKVNSLSRGFSGIRRQVIDALIALINAEVYPHIPLKGSVGASGDLAPLAHMSLVLLGEGKARYQGEWLSATDALKIAGLTPLTLAAKEGLALLNGTQVSTAYALRGLFEGEDLFAGALVCGGLTVEAVLGSRSPFDARIHAARGQRGQIDSAAAYRDLLGESSQVSQSHQNCDKVQDPYSLRCQPQVMGACLTQFRQAADVLVVEANAVSDNPLVFAAEGDVISGGNFHAEPVAMAADNMALAIAEIGSLSERRTSLMMDKHMSQLPPFLVGNGGVNSGFMIAQVTAAALASENKALAHPHSVDSLPTSANQEDHVSMAPAAGKRLWEMAENTRGILAVEWLAACQGLDLRDGLKTSPTLEKARGLLRDKVAFYDKDRFFAPDIIAASELLASRCLNELVPAKLLPSL; encoded by the coding sequence GTGACTGCGCTAAACCTGATTCCAGGCCAACTGAGCCTCGCCCAACTGCGGGCCATCTACCAGCAGCCGGTAACCCTCAGCCTGGATGACAGCGCCTCGGCCCAGATTGAAGCCAGCGTGGCCTGTGTGGAGCAGATTCTCGCCGAGAACCGCACTGCGTATGGCATCAACACCGGTTTCGGCCTGCTGGCCTCGACCCGCATCGCCAGCGAAGACCTGGAAAACCTCCAGCGTTCCCTGGTGCTGTCCCATGCCGCCGGCGTGGGTGAGCCGATCAGCGATGCGCTGGTGCGGCTGGTCATGGTGCTCAAGGTCAACAGCCTGAGCCGTGGGTTTTCCGGGATTCGTCGACAGGTGATCGACGCGCTGATCGCACTGATCAACGCCGAGGTTTACCCGCATATTCCGCTCAAGGGCTCGGTCGGTGCATCCGGTGACCTGGCGCCGCTGGCCCATATGTCCCTGGTGCTGCTCGGCGAAGGCAAGGCGCGTTACCAGGGCGAGTGGCTTTCGGCCACCGACGCATTGAAAATCGCCGGCCTCACGCCGCTGACCCTGGCTGCCAAAGAGGGCCTGGCCCTGCTCAACGGCACTCAGGTGTCCACCGCCTACGCCTTGCGCGGCCTGTTCGAGGGCGAAGACCTGTTCGCCGGTGCGCTGGTCTGCGGCGGCCTTACCGTGGAAGCGGTGCTCGGCTCGCGCTCGCCGTTCGACGCGCGTATTCATGCCGCGCGCGGCCAACGTGGGCAGATCGATTCGGCGGCGGCCTATCGTGACCTGCTCGGCGAAAGCAGCCAGGTGTCCCAGTCGCACCAGAACTGCGACAAGGTGCAAGACCCGTATTCCCTGCGTTGCCAGCCACAAGTGATGGGCGCCTGCCTGACCCAGTTCCGCCAGGCTGCCGACGTGTTGGTCGTTGAAGCCAACGCCGTGTCGGATAACCCGCTGGTGTTTGCCGCTGAAGGCGATGTGATTTCCGGCGGCAACTTCCACGCCGAACCGGTGGCCATGGCCGCCGACAACATGGCCTTGGCCATCGCCGAAATCGGCTCCCTCAGTGAGCGCCGTACCTCGTTGATGATGGACAAGCACATGTCGCAATTGCCGCCGTTCCTGGTGGGCAATGGCGGGGTCAACTCCGGTTTCATGATCGCCCAGGTCACGGCTGCGGCCCTCGCCAGCGAAAACAAGGCGCTGGCCCATCCCCATAGCGTCGACAGCCTGCCGACGTCGGCCAACCAGGAAGACCACGTGTCCATGGCCCCGGCCGCGGGCAAGCGCCTGTGGGAAATGGCCGAGAACACCCGTGGCATTCTGGCTGTTGAGTGGCTGGCCGCCTGCCAGGGGCTGGATCTGCGCGACGGCTTGAAAACCTCGCCAACACTGGAAAAAGCCCGTGGCCTGTTGCGTGACAAAGTGGCGTTCTATGACAAGGACCGTTTCTTCGCCCCGGACATCATCGCCGCCAGCGAACTGCTCGCCAGCCGTTGCCTGAATGAACTGGTGCCGGCCAAGTTGTTGCCAAGTCTGTAA
- the hutI gene encoding imidazolonepropionase: MKTLWQHCHIATMAHGKYSIIEDAAMVTAHSLIEWIGPRSQVPPADYAQVHDLQGAWVTPGLIDCHTHTVFGGNRSGEFEQRLEGVSYADIAAKGGGIASTVRATRAATEDELFVSAEKRLRSLLRDGVTTVEIKSGYGLDLANERKMLRVARRLGQALPVSVRATCLAAHALPPEYKDRADDYIEHICNEMLPALAAEGLVDAVDAFCEYLAFSTEQVERVFKVAQQLGLPVKLHAEQLSSLHGSSLAARYQALSADHLEFMTEEDAIAMAAAGTVAVLLPGAFYFLRETQLPPMEALRKHGVKIAIASDLNPGTSPALSVRLMLNMACTLFRMTPEEALAGATQHAATALGMGDTHGSLEVGKVADFVAWQIDRPADLAYWLGGELDKRVVRHGVDVTV; the protein is encoded by the coding sequence ATGAAAACCCTTTGGCAACACTGCCACATCGCAACCATGGCCCATGGCAAGTACTCGATCATCGAGGACGCCGCCATGGTCACCGCACATTCGCTCATCGAGTGGATCGGCCCGCGCAGCCAAGTGCCGCCGGCGGATTACGCACAGGTCCACGACCTGCAAGGCGCGTGGGTCACCCCCGGGCTGATCGACTGCCATACCCACACGGTGTTTGGCGGTAACCGCAGCGGCGAATTCGAGCAGCGCCTCGAAGGCGTCAGCTATGCGGACATCGCGGCTAAGGGCGGCGGCATCGCCAGCACCGTGCGCGCTACTCGTGCGGCGACGGAAGATGAGTTGTTCGTCAGCGCGGAAAAACGCCTGCGCAGTCTGTTGCGCGACGGCGTGACCACGGTGGAGATCAAGTCCGGCTACGGCCTGGACCTGGCTAACGAACGCAAGATGCTGCGTGTGGCGCGACGCCTTGGGCAAGCGCTGCCGGTGAGCGTGCGCGCCACCTGCCTGGCGGCCCACGCGTTGCCGCCGGAGTACAAAGACCGCGCCGATGACTACATCGAGCACATCTGCAATGAGATGTTGCCGGCCCTGGCGGCCGAAGGGCTGGTGGATGCGGTGGATGCGTTCTGTGAATACCTGGCGTTTTCCACCGAGCAGGTGGAACGTGTGTTCAAAGTGGCCCAGCAACTCGGCCTGCCGGTGAAATTGCACGCCGAGCAATTGTCTTCCCTGCATGGCTCCAGCCTGGCGGCGCGCTATCAGGCGTTGTCGGCGGACCACCTGGAATTCATGACCGAAGAGGATGCCATCGCCATGGCTGCTGCCGGCACGGTCGCCGTGTTGTTGCCGGGCGCGTTCTACTTCCTGCGTGAAACCCAGTTGCCGCCCATGGAGGCCTTGCGCAAACACGGCGTGAAGATTGCCATTGCCAGCGACCTCAACCCCGGCACCTCACCGGCACTGTCGGTGCGCCTGATGCTGAACATGGCCTGCACCCTGTTCCGCATGACCCCGGAAGAAGCCCTGGCCGGCGCCACGCAGCATGCGGCCACCGCGCTGGGCATGGGCGATACCCATGGTTCCCTGGAAGTGGGCAAGGTCGCGGATTTTGTCGCATGGCAGATCGATCGCCCCGCCGACCTGGCCTATTGGCTGGGTGGCGAACTGGATAAACGCGTCGTACGCCATGGCGTCGACGTCACTGTGTAA
- the hutG gene encoding N-formylglutamate deformylase, producing MDKVLTFKQGNTPLLISMPHAGLRLTPAVEAGLIPEAQSLPDTDWHIPTLYDFADELGASTLSAEYSRFVIDLNRPSDNKPLYAGATTGLFPETLFDGVPLFRDGQIPSETERATYLQKIWGPYHRTLQEELARLKAEFGYALLFDAHSIRSVIPHLFDGKLPDFNLGTFNGAACDPQLARQLEAICANHPQYTHVLNGRFKGGHITRHYGDPAQDIHAVQLELCQSTYMEEIEPFRYREDLAAPTRVVLRQLLDGFLAWGQKHYR from the coding sequence GTGGATAAGGTACTGACATTCAAACAAGGCAACACACCGCTGCTGATCAGCATGCCCCACGCGGGCCTGCGGCTGACGCCTGCGGTGGAAGCCGGGTTGATCCCCGAAGCGCAAAGCCTGCCGGACACTGATTGGCACATCCCCACGCTGTATGACTTTGCCGATGAACTCGGTGCCAGCACCTTGTCGGCCGAGTATTCGCGGTTCGTCATCGACTTGAATCGGCCGTCCGATAACAAGCCGCTCTACGCGGGCGCTACCACCGGCCTGTTCCCGGAGACGCTGTTCGATGGCGTGCCGTTGTTCCGCGACGGACAGATACCCTCCGAGACCGAGCGCGCTACCTATCTGCAAAAAATCTGGGGGCCATATCACCGCACGCTGCAAGAGGAACTCGCCCGCCTCAAGGCCGAGTTCGGCTATGCGCTGCTGTTCGACGCGCATTCGATCCGCTCGGTGATCCCGCACCTGTTCGACGGCAAATTGCCGGACTTCAACCTCGGCACCTTCAACGGCGCCGCGTGCGATCCGCAACTGGCCCGCCAGCTCGAAGCCATCTGCGCCAATCACCCGCAATACACCCATGTGCTGAACGGGCGCTTCAAGGGCGGCCATATCACCCGGCACTACGGCGACCCGGCGCAGGATATTCATGCGGTGCAGTTGGAGTTGTGTCAGAGCACGTATATGGAGGAGATCGAGCCGTTCCGCTATCGCGAGGACTTGGCCGCGCCGACGCGGGTGGTGTTGAGGCAGTTGCTGGATGGATTTCTGGCTTGGGGGCAGAAGCACTATCGTTGA
- a CDS encoding RNA-guided endonuclease TnpB family protein, translating to MKRLQAFKYQLMPDGNQERQMRCFAGSCRFVFNKALALQKSNHEAGNKFMGYVEMAARLPIWKREAGFEWLKDAPSQALQHTLKDLERAYSNFFARRADFPRFKRKGKSESFRYPDSKQFKIDAANQRIFLPKLGWIRYRNSRDILGKAKNITISQSCGKWYVSIQTEREVEQSFPQGDAVGIDLGITRFATLSDGTFYKPLNSFRQHESRLRKAQRVMSHKVKFSKNWKRAKARVQRIYSHIGNARRDYLHKTTSSISKNHAMVCVEDLQVRNMSKSSAGDSEQPGKNVRAKSCLNKSILDQGWFEFRRQLDYKLAWKGGCLVAVPPHYTSQTCPCCAHICKDNRQTQAKFRCVECGFSENADVVGAINVLRAGYARLACEVNGAVKPSAAGTHRGESALTG from the coding sequence ATGAAACGACTCCAAGCCTTTAAGTACCAACTGATGCCAGATGGCAACCAAGAGCGGCAAATGCGCTGTTTTGCGGGGTCGTGTCGGTTCGTTTTTAACAAGGCGCTGGCGTTACAGAAATCCAATCATGAGGCCGGAAACAAGTTCATGGGCTATGTTGAAATGGCTGCCAGGCTTCCCATATGGAAGCGAGAGGCGGGCTTTGAGTGGCTCAAGGATGCGCCATCCCAAGCACTTCAACATACCCTCAAAGACCTTGAGCGGGCCTATTCCAACTTTTTTGCCAGGCGTGCCGACTTTCCCCGCTTTAAGCGCAAAGGCAAGAGCGAGAGCTTTCGTTACCCGGACAGCAAACAATTCAAGATCGACGCAGCCAACCAGCGTATTTTTCTGCCCAAGCTGGGCTGGATACGCTACCGCAACAGCCGCGATATTCTGGGCAAGGCCAAGAACATCACCATTAGCCAGTCTTGCGGCAAATGGTACGTCAGTATCCAGACAGAGCGTGAGGTAGAACAATCATTCCCACAAGGCGATGCCGTGGGTATCGACTTGGGGATCACCCGATTTGCCACGCTCTCAGACGGAACGTTCTACAAACCGCTCAACAGCTTCAGGCAACACGAAAGCCGCCTGCGCAAAGCGCAGCGAGTGATGAGCCATAAGGTTAAATTCAGCAAAAACTGGAAGAGAGCGAAAGCCCGCGTCCAGCGTATTTACAGCCATATCGGTAACGCCCGCCGCGACTACCTGCACAAAACCACATCCAGCATCAGCAAAAACCACGCGATGGTGTGTGTCGAGGACTTGCAGGTTCGGAATATGTCCAAGTCATCGGCGGGCGACAGCGAGCAGCCCGGCAAGAATGTTCGGGCCAAGTCCTGCCTGAACAAGTCCATCCTCGACCAAGGTTGGTTCGAGTTTCGGCGGCAACTGGACTACAAGTTGGCGTGGAAGGGAGGATGCCTCGTTGCGGTCCCGCCGCACTACACAAGCCAGACCTGCCCATGTTGTGCTCATATCTGCAAGGACAACCGGCAGACTCAAGCCAAGTTCCGATGTGTCGAGTGTGGTTTTTCAGAAAACGCCGATGTAGTCGGCGCGATCAATGTTTTAAGGGCGGGATACGCCCGGTTAGCCTGTGAAGTGAACGGTGCTGTCAAGCCGTCAGCAGCAGGAACCCACCGAGGTGAGTCAGCCCTAACAGGCTGA
- the pip gene encoding prolyl aminopeptidase yields MQTWYPQIKPYARHDLAVDDVHTLYVDESGSPEGLPVVFIHGGPGSGCDAQSRCYFDPNLYRIVTFDQRGCGRSTPRASLENNTTWDLVADLERIREHLGIDKWVLFGGSWGSTLSLAYAQTHPERVHGLIVRGIFLARPQDIEWFYQAGASRLFPDYWQDYLAPIPVDERHDMIAAYHKRLTGNDQIAQMHAAKAWSGWEGRMLGLCPSPQHVERFSEPQRALSIARIECHYFTNNSFLEPNQLIRDMHKIAHLPGVIIHGRYDMICTLDNAWELHQAWPNSELQVIREAGHAASEPGITDALVRATGEMARRLLDLPPEEA; encoded by the coding sequence ATGCAGACTTGGTACCCGCAGATCAAACCCTACGCCCGGCACGATCTGGCAGTCGATGATGTTCACACCCTGTACGTCGATGAAAGCGGCTCCCCCGAAGGGCTGCCTGTGGTTTTCATTCATGGCGGCCCAGGCTCCGGTTGTGATGCCCAGAGCCGGTGCTACTTCGATCCGAACCTGTACCGCATCGTTACCTTCGACCAACGCGGCTGCGGGCGCTCCACCCCGCGCGCGAGCCTGGAAAACAACACCACCTGGGACCTGGTCGCTGACCTTGAGCGCATCCGCGAGCACCTGGGCATCGACAAATGGGTGCTGTTCGGTGGCTCCTGGGGTTCGACGCTGTCCCTGGCCTACGCGCAAACCCATCCCGAGCGCGTGCATGGCCTGATCGTGCGCGGCATTTTCCTCGCGCGCCCACAGGACATCGAATGGTTCTACCAGGCCGGTGCGAGCCGCCTGTTCCCGGACTACTGGCAGGACTACCTCGCGCCGATTCCTGTCGATGAGCGTCACGACATGATCGCGGCCTACCACAAGCGCCTGACCGGCAACGACCAGATCGCCCAGATGCACGCGGCCAAGGCCTGGTCCGGTTGGGAAGGGCGCATGCTCGGCCTGTGCCCGAGCCCGCAGCATGTTGAGCGCTTCTCCGAGCCGCAGCGTGCCTTGTCCATCGCCCGTATCGAATGCCATTACTTCACTAACAACTCGTTCCTGGAGCCCAACCAGCTGATTCGCGACATGCACAAGATCGCCCATCTGCCTGGCGTCATCATTCATGGCCGCTACGATATGATCTGTACGCTGGATAACGCCTGGGAGCTGCATCAGGCCTGGCCGAACAGCGAACTGCAGGTCATCCGCGAAGCGGGGCATGCCGCGTCCGAGCCTGGCATTACCGATGCGCTGGTACGCGCAACCGGCGAAATGGCACGGCGCCTGCTTGATTTGCCGCCTGAAGAAGCATGA
- the dtd gene encoding D-aminoacyl-tRNA deacylase, producing the protein MKGLLQRVRGARVEVAGEVVGAIEQGLLVLVAVEPSDTPESADKLLHKLLNYRVFSDDEGKMNLSLKDIGGGLLLVSQFTLAADTKSGLRPSFSTAAPPALGAALFDHLLLQAQQLHGKVASGRFGADMQVHLVNDGPVTFLLQT; encoded by the coding sequence ATGAAGGGCCTGTTGCAACGGGTGCGAGGCGCCCGGGTCGAGGTTGCCGGCGAAGTCGTCGGGGCGATTGAGCAGGGTTTGCTGGTGCTGGTGGCCGTCGAACCTTCAGATACCCCCGAGAGCGCCGATAAACTGCTGCATAAGCTGCTTAACTATCGGGTGTTCAGCGACGACGAGGGCAAGATGAACCTGTCGTTGAAGGACATCGGCGGCGGTTTGCTGCTGGTGTCGCAGTTCACGCTGGCGGCGGACACCAAAAGCGGGCTGCGGCCAAGCTTCTCCACAGCGGCCCCGCCGGCCCTGGGAGCGGCGCTGTTTGATCACTTGTTGTTACAAGCGCAACAATTGCATGGCAAGGTGGCGTCAGGGCGTTTTGGCGCGGATATGCAGGTGCATCTGGTCAATGATGGCCCTGTGACCTTCCTCTTACAGACCTGA
- a CDS encoding glucan biosynthesis protein G: protein MIVSPCNAPKLSAKRLRNALVTGSALFCLFGAGQLWAFSLDDVSAKAKELAGQKYEAPRSNLPNEFREMKFADYQKIRFRNEKAEWADQNTPFKLSFYHQGMHFDTPVKINEVTADSVQEIKYDPNRFDFGDVKFDPKATEQLGYAGFRVLFPINKADKQDEIMTMLGASYFRVVGKDQVYGLSARGMAIDTALPSGEEFPRFTEFWIERPKPGDKHLVIFALLDSPRATGAYRLILRPGTDTVVDVKSQMYLRDKVSKLGVAPLTSMFLFGANQPSKVLNYRRELHDSSGLSIHAGNGEWIWRPLNNPKHLSVSNFSVENPRGFGLLQRGRNFSHYEDLDDNYDKRPSAWIEPEGDWGKGSVDLVEIPTADETNDNIVAFWSPAELPEVGKPLDVSYRLHWTLDDAAFHSPDSAWVKQTLRSTGDVKQSNLIRQPDGSVAYLVDFEGPALKKLLPDAPVRSQVSVGDNAELVENSVRYNEHTKGWRLTLRMKIKDASKPTEMRAALVQEIAQAEPEQVSTHVLKADKVLAKQHEKQAKKDAKEAKDKDAKQPEAAPAPVTPEPAKTEQVLTETWSYQLPADE, encoded by the coding sequence GTGATTGTTAGTCCCTGTAATGCACCAAAATTGTCTGCCAAACGGTTACGAAACGCACTGGTGACGGGCTCTGCTCTGTTTTGCCTGTTCGGCGCGGGTCAACTGTGGGCATTCAGTCTGGACGATGTGTCGGCCAAGGCAAAAGAACTGGCTGGGCAGAAATACGAAGCTCCGCGCAGCAATCTGCCGAACGAATTCCGCGAAATGAAATTCGCTGACTACCAGAAGATTCGTTTCCGCAACGAAAAAGCCGAGTGGGCCGATCAGAACACCCCGTTCAAGCTGTCCTTCTATCACCAGGGTATGCACTTCGATACACCGGTGAAAATCAATGAAGTCACCGCTGACAGCGTCCAGGAAATCAAATACGACCCCAATCGTTTCGATTTCGGCGACGTAAAGTTTGATCCAAAAGCCACCGAACAGTTGGGTTATGCCGGCTTCCGTGTGCTGTTCCCGATCAACAAGGCTGACAAGCAAGACGAAATCATGACCATGCTTGGCGCCAGCTATTTCCGCGTCGTCGGCAAGGATCAGGTGTATGGCCTGTCGGCCCGTGGCATGGCGATCGACACCGCGCTGCCGTCCGGCGAAGAATTCCCGCGTTTCACCGAATTCTGGATCGAGCGTCCGAAGCCGGGCGACAAGCACCTGGTGATCTTCGCGTTGCTGGATTCCCCACGTGCGACGGGCGCCTACCGCCTGATTCTGCGTCCGGGCACCGACACCGTGGTCGACGTCAAATCCCAGATGTACCTGCGCGACAAAGTCAGCAAGCTGGGCGTGGCCCCGTTGACCTCGATGTTCCTGTTCGGCGCCAACCAGCCGTCCAAGGTCCTCAACTACCGTCGCGAGCTGCATGATTCCAGCGGCCTGTCGATCCATGCCGGCAATGGCGAGTGGATCTGGCGCCCGTTGAACAACCCTAAACACCTGTCAGTCAGCAACTTCAGCGTCGAAAACCCGCGTGGGTTCGGCCTGCTGCAACGTGGCCGCAACTTCAGCCACTACGAAGACCTGGACGACAACTACGACAAGCGCCCGAGCGCCTGGATCGAGCCGGAAGGCGACTGGGGCAAGGGCAGTGTCGACCTGGTAGAAATTCCGACCGCTGACGAGACCAACGACAATATCGTTGCCTTCTGGAGCCCGGCCGAACTGCCGGAAGTCGGCAAGCCGCTGGACGTGTCCTACCGCCTGCACTGGACGCTGGACGATGCTGCCTTCCATTCGCCTGACAGTGCCTGGGTCAAGCAGACCCTGCGTTCCACCGGTGACGTGAAGCAATCCAACCTGATCCGTCAGCCGGACGGCAGCGTGGCTTACTTGGTCGACTTCGAAGGCCCGGCCCTGAAAAAACTGCTGCCGGACGCCCCGGTGCGCAGCCAGGTCAGTGTTGGTGACAACGCCGAGCTGGTTGAAAACAGCGTGCGCTACAACGAGCACACCAAAGGCTGGCGCCTGACCCTGCGCATGAAGATCAAAGACGCGAGCAAGCCGACTGAAATGCGCGCCGCGCTGGTGCAGGAGATCGCACAGGCCGAGCCAGAACAGGTGTCGACCCACGTGCTCAAGGCTGACAAGGTCTTGGCCAAGCAACACGAGAAACAGGCCAAGAAAGACGCCAAAGAGGCGAAGGACAAGGACGCCAAGCAGCCAGAAGCTGCCCCAGCCCCTGTCACGCCGGAGCCGGCCAAGACCGAACAAGTCCTGACCGAAACCTGGAGCTACCAGTTGCCCGCCGATGAGTAA
- a CDS encoding transporter substrate-binding domain-containing protein, with the protein MFKKYGSALLMGVVALIHTGLLNAGAIDDAVRRGVLKVGTTPTYVPFEMTDRQGRIVGFEIDLLHAMSRALGVELELVTVPYTELLSGLMAKKFDLIGSGMTVTQERNLKLNFSDSFIVVGQTVLLHPRLAGTVSSIEDLDEASYRIAVTEGTTGEAAAQRFLGAARLMSFVTPEEGVREVVEGRADAFIYDAPYNLIAMARPENSALLTLEQPFTFEPLAFGLKKGDYDSLNWINHFLNQVAQDGTYDQLHDKWFKDTAWIAEIDLSS; encoded by the coding sequence ATGTTCAAAAAGTATGGTTCGGCACTGCTGATGGGTGTTGTCGCATTGATTCACACAGGCTTGCTCAACGCAGGGGCAATTGACGACGCCGTTCGCCGTGGTGTGCTGAAAGTCGGTACCACGCCGACTTACGTACCGTTCGAAATGACGGACAGGCAGGGGCGCATCGTCGGCTTCGAGATCGATTTGCTCCATGCCATGAGTCGCGCGCTGGGGGTTGAACTCGAACTGGTCACGGTGCCCTATACGGAGTTGTTGTCGGGGCTGATGGCGAAGAAGTTCGACCTGATCGGCAGCGGTATGACGGTCACCCAGGAGCGCAACCTCAAGCTCAATTTCAGTGATTCTTTTATCGTGGTAGGCCAGACCGTCCTGCTGCATCCGCGCCTGGCCGGCACGGTGTCGAGCATCGAAGACCTGGACGAGGCGAGCTATCGGATCGCGGTCACCGAAGGCACCACCGGCGAGGCCGCGGCGCAGCGCTTCCTGGGGGCGGCCCGGCTGATGAGTTTCGTAACGCCGGAGGAGGGTGTGCGCGAGGTGGTGGAGGGCAGGGCCGACGCTTTTATTTATGATGCGCCCTACAACCTGATCGCGATGGCCCGGCCCGAGAACAGCGCATTACTGACGCTGGAGCAGCCGTTTACCTTTGAGCCTCTGGCGTTCGGCCTTAAAAAGGGTGATTACGACAGCCTCAACTGGATCAATCATTTTCTCAACCAAGTGGCCCAGGACGGGACCTACGATCAACTGCATGACAAGTGGTTCAAGGACACTGCCTGGATCGCGGAAATTGACTTGTCGTCATAA
- a CDS encoding transporter substrate-binding domain-containing protein, protein MKKYLSMLMLGVTALVAATAAQAGAIDDAVKRGTLKVGMDPTYMPFEMTDKRGDIIGFEVDILKALAKSMGVKLELVSTGYDGIIPAFLTGKFDMIGSGMTLTQERNLRLNFSEPFIVVGQTLLIRKDLEGTIKSYKDLNDEKYRLTSKLGTTGEMVAKKLIAKAKYHGYDNEQEGVLDVVNGKADAFVYDAPYNVVAEKKVGNGKLVFLDEPFTFEPLAFGLKKGDYDSVNFINNFLHQIKHDGTYDRIHDKWFKSSEWLKDME, encoded by the coding sequence ATGAAAAAGTATCTTTCGATGCTGATGCTCGGCGTCACCGCGCTGGTGGCGGCCACTGCGGCCCAGGCCGGCGCCATCGATGATGCGGTCAAGCGCGGCACGCTGAAAGTCGGCATGGACCCGACCTACATGCCGTTCGAAATGACCGACAAACGCGGTGACATCATCGGTTTCGAAGTGGACATCCTCAAGGCCCTCGCCAAGTCCATGGGCGTCAAGCTGGAACTGGTGTCTACCGGTTACGACGGTATCATCCCTGCCTTCCTGACCGGCAAGTTCGACATGATCGGCAGCGGCATGACCCTGACCCAGGAACGCAATCTGCGCCTGAACTTCAGCGAACCGTTCATCGTGGTCGGCCAGACCCTGCTGATTCGCAAGGACCTGGAAGGCACCATCAAGTCCTACAAAGACCTGAATGACGAAAAGTACCGCCTGACCTCCAAGCTTGGCACCACCGGTGAAATGGTCGCCAAAAAACTGATCGCCAAAGCCAAGTACCACGGCTACGACAACGAGCAGGAAGGCGTGCTCGACGTGGTCAACGGCAAGGCTGACGCGTTTGTCTACGACGCACCGTACAACGTGGTGGCCGAGAAGAAAGTCGGCAATGGCAAGCTGGTGTTCCTTGACGAACCCTTCACCTTCGAACCCCTGGCGTTCGGCCTGAAGAAAGGCGATTACGACAGCGTCAACTTTATCAACAACTTCCTGCATCAGATCAAGCACGACGGCACCTACGATCGCATCCATGACAAGTGGTTCAAGAGCTCCGAGTGGCTCAAGGACATGGAATAA
- a CDS encoding amino acid ABC transporter permease, translated as MKQKKAQWPWHLLTVLVLVGLAGALYYATSLMSYEWRWNRVPQYFAYQAEEAQRAADISTVIELVRKGDVAEVTLRNDAGTEQTLTVADNSLQVARGDDVAEGDVIGVNRHWALGPLMWGLWTTLWLSVVSGVLGLAIGLATGLCRLSSNPTLRDLSTLYVELVRGTPLLVQIFIFYFFIGTVLNLSREFAGIAALSLFTGAYVAEIVRAGVQSITRGQNEAARSLGLSASQSMRHVVLPQAFKRVLPPLAGQFISLVKDTSLVSVIAITELLKSGREVITTSFSPFEILFCVAGLYLLINLPLSKMASRLERRLAQSD; from the coding sequence ATGAAACAGAAAAAAGCCCAATGGCCCTGGCACCTGCTGACGGTGCTCGTACTGGTCGGCCTGGCTGGCGCCTTGTACTACGCCACCTCGCTGATGTCCTACGAATGGCGCTGGAACCGCGTGCCGCAGTACTTCGCCTATCAGGCCGAGGAAGCGCAGCGTGCGGCGGATATTTCGACGGTCATTGAACTGGTACGCAAAGGCGACGTGGCCGAGGTTACCCTGCGCAATGACGCCGGCACCGAACAAACGCTGACGGTTGCCGACAACAGCCTGCAGGTGGCGCGCGGCGATGATGTGGCTGAAGGTGACGTCATCGGTGTCAACCGTCATTGGGCGTTGGGGCCGCTGATGTGGGGCCTGTGGACCACGCTGTGGTTGTCGGTGGTGTCCGGCGTCCTGGGCCTGGCGATTGGCCTTGCCACCGGCTTGTGCCGCCTCTCCAGTAACCCGACCTTGCGCGATCTGTCGACGCTCTACGTCGAATTGGTGCGTGGTACGCCGCTGCTGGTGCAGATCTTCATTTTCTATTTCTTTATCGGCACGGTGCTCAACCTGTCACGGGAGTTTGCCGGGATCGCCGCACTGTCGCTGTTCACTGGCGCCTATGTGGCGGAAATCGTGCGTGCCGGTGTTCAGTCGATCACCCGTGGCCAGAACGAGGCCGCGCGCTCCCTGGGCTTGAGCGCCAGCCAGTCGATGCGGCATGTGGTGCTGCCCCAGGCGTTCAAGCGCGTACTGCCGCCGTTGGCCGGGCAATTCATCAGCCTGGTGAAAGACACCTCGCTGGTCTCGGTGATCGCGATCACCGAGTTGCTCAAGAGTGGACGCGAAGTGATCACCACCTCGTTTTCGCCGTTTGAAATTCTGTTCTGTGTGGCAGGCCTGTACCTGCTGATCAACCTGCCGCTGTCGAAAATGGCCAGCCGGCTTGAGCGGAGGCTCGCGCAAAGTGATTGA